Below is a window of Undibacterium sp. YM2 DNA.
CAACCTACGATTCCGGCCCAACCTACGCACTATCCAAGCTCTTCACTCCCTACCTGAATATAACAGGCAATACACTCGCACAAAACAGGGCTGCGGCGATATTGCACACAACCAGTTTGCGGGGCGCACTTAAATCTGGCTTCAAATCATCTGCGCGCATTTTTTCTTCCAGGGCTTTTGCTATTTTTTCTGCGGTCTCTTCGCGGCTGCCTGAGCCAGCGGCAGGGTTACTTTCCAACACCCGGCCTATTACAGAAATAAAATCAAACTTTTGCAGCAATGAGCTAAAGACCAGCTTGTTGACGGCGGATTGCTCCCCCATTTTATTGAGTTGTTCGGTGATTTTTTCATGAATGGCCGCACTGGTGCTGCCTGCACTATGGGCTTTGTCCAGCAACTGTGGGTAGCTGTCGGTCAGTTTGCCAACGACGAACTGGCTCAGGTCAGTGCCATGGCGCTCTGCCAGAAAGTGCAGAGCAGCGGCAACACCCTGCTTTTTACCCACGAAGAAATACAGGATGGGGGCCAGCAAGGTCGTCACGCAAAGCAATAATAATGGCAAGCCGCTATGGCCCCTGCCAGCCCAACTGGTAAACAACAATAATAAAACCATGTTCAAGAACACCCCGAAGGCTGTGTAACCGATGAGGCGTGAAGTGACTTTTACGCCAGCCAGGGCGCTTACATTCAAGATGGTTTTGATTGCCATAGGGGCGGATATTTCCTGTAAGAGGGCGAGAATTGCCCTCATTGGTTAGTCTATGGCGGTAAATCATAGCATACAGATAACAGTGCCCCCTGAAATGCTTTGCCGCTAGCGTGTCATTAGCAATAAACGCAAGGCCAGCAGGGACAGTACCGCCGCCAGTATGCGTGCCTGCAATTTGGCGACTTTGGCGTGGCGCATCAAGGTCTGGCGTATCACATGGCCAAAACTGCTGAGCAGGCTATGGAATACAGTGCTGATGATGGTCAGTGTTAAACCCAGTAGCAATAATTGCTGCGTGACCATGCCTGCTTGTGCATCGACAAATTGTGGCAGGAACACCATGAAGAATAACAAGGCCTTGGGATTGAGCAGGCTGTTCAGGCAAGACCGGGCAAAAACTGTGCGTAACGCCACTGCCTGAGCCGTAGCTGGTATTGCTGAAGCAGGATTACGCAGGGCCTTGTAAGCCATCCACAGCAAATACATTGCGCCCGCATAGCGTATCAAGTCAAACGATGGTGGCCATGCCGTGATGATGGCGGTGATGCCGCAGGCGGTCAGCAGCGTCAGAATGATGTCTGCCGCACCTATGCCCAGGGCAGCAGCGACACCGCCACGCACACCATATTGCATGCCGCAAGTCATGACAAAGGCCATGTTAGGGCCGGGCGAACATAGCAAGAGCAAAACTGCAATGCTGAAGGTGGCGAGAGTACTCAAGCTGATCATGGTGGCTTCCTGGTGATTGCTGAAAAGATGCAGGCAGTGTAGTCTCTTGATCTGATACAGTAAAAAAATTGTTCTAGATACTTTCTTGCTGCTATTTTATGGCCCTGGCTCGCTACAAATCCATCGTTGATGATTATGCTACCCGCATACGC
It encodes the following:
- a CDS encoding LysE family translocator, encoding MISLSTLATFSIAVLLLLCSPGPNMAFVMTCGMQYGVRGGVAAALGIGAADIILTLLTACGITAIITAWPPSFDLIRYAGAMYLLWMAYKALRNPASAIPATAQAVALRTVFARSCLNSLLNPKALLFFMVFLPQFVDAQAGMVTQQLLLLGLTLTIISTVFHSLLSSFGHVIRQTLMRHAKVAKLQARILAAVLSLLALRLLLMTR